In one window of Buchnera aphidicola (Cavariella theobaldi) DNA:
- the flhA gene encoding flagellar biosynthesis protein FlhA — MVNFSYFFRIIKNLNIFKWQILAGPILIIIILSMMILPLSPFILDVFFTFNIALSIMVLLVSMFTRHTLEFSAFPTILLFSTLLRLALNVASTRIIFLNGHTGTNSAGQVIESFGHFLVGGNFAIGIVVFIILVIINFMVITKGAGRIAEVGARFILDAMPGKQMAIDADLNAGLIGQEQAKKRRIQVTQESDFYGAMDGASKFVRGDAIAGILIMVLNVFGGLIIGLFQHDMLLEKAAEVYTLLTIGDGLVAQIPSLVVSTAAGVIVTRVSTNKNVGEQMISQLFCNYHIILLTGVVIGILGLVPGMPNIIFLTFTILLFFISWQLYIKKDYMIERKILSKDKKTLIKDSFVEASWNDVVLEDPIRIEIGNSLIPMVDINQKGDLLYKIRIMRKKNAQVIGFLPPLVHIKNNTNLDASMYRILVHGVEVGQGRCFYEKLMAINSGREVESLPFNKVHEPAFGLSGYWIDLSFKQTAQKKGYTVIEPSAIISTHLRFLINKHVHELFGRQELQQLLEHIESKIPKLTEDLIPNIISLTILHKILKNLLSENISIRDMRSILEALTEHAVVQKDPNELTSIIRITLGKSIVQNLFSNNEHITIIGLDMTLENLLLNSLKGGSNAIEPNLSDSLLIKTKEAITKQKSLGYPIVLVVAHPLRHFLSSFLRQSFPELSVLSQLEIITVKTIKMTSVIGYTA; from the coding sequence ATGGTTAATTTTTCTTATTTTTTTAGAATTATAAAAAATTTAAATATTTTTAAATGGCAAATATTAGCAGGGCCGATACTTATTATAATTATTTTATCTATGATGATATTACCATTATCACCATTTATATTAGATGTATTTTTTACTTTTAATATTGCATTATCTATTATGGTTTTGCTGGTTTCGATGTTTACTCGGCACACTTTAGAATTTTCTGCTTTTCCAACGATTTTACTTTTTTCTACATTATTACGATTAGCATTAAACGTCGCATCTACACGTATTATTTTTTTAAATGGACATACTGGAACAAATTCAGCGGGTCAAGTCATTGAATCTTTTGGTCACTTCTTAGTAGGTGGCAATTTTGCTATTGGAATAGTGGTATTTATTATTTTAGTAATCATTAATTTCATGGTTATTACAAAAGGGGCGGGTCGAATTGCAGAAGTAGGAGCTAGATTTATATTAGATGCAATGCCAGGAAAACAAATGGCAATAGATGCAGATTTAAATGCAGGTCTAATTGGTCAAGAACAAGCGAAAAAACGTCGCATTCAAGTTACACAAGAATCAGATTTTTATGGTGCAATGGATGGTGCTAGTAAATTTGTTCGTGGAGATGCTATTGCGGGTATATTGATTATGGTATTAAACGTTTTTGGAGGATTAATAATTGGATTGTTTCAACATGATATGTTGTTAGAAAAAGCAGCTGAAGTTTATACATTGTTAACTATTGGAGATGGTCTTGTGGCTCAAATTCCATCATTAGTCGTCTCTACTGCAGCAGGTGTAATAGTGACTCGAGTTAGTACTAATAAAAATGTAGGCGAGCAGATGATTAGTCAATTGTTTTGCAACTATCATATTATTTTATTAACTGGAGTAGTAATCGGTATATTAGGTTTAGTGCCTGGAATGCCTAATATTATTTTTTTAACGTTTACAATATTATTATTTTTTATCTCTTGGCAATTATATATAAAAAAAGATTACATGATAGAAAGAAAAATTCTATCTAAAGATAAAAAAACTTTAATAAAAGACTCTTTTGTAGAAGCCTCTTGGAATGATGTGGTATTAGAGGATCCTATTCGAATTGAGATCGGAAATAGTTTAATTCCCATGGTTGATATAAATCAAAAAGGTGATTTATTATATAAAATTCGTATTATGCGAAAAAAAAATGCTCAAGTTATTGGTTTTTTGCCACCTTTAGTACATATAAAAAATAATACAAATTTAGATGCATCCATGTATCGAATTCTTGTTCACGGTGTAGAGGTTGGACAAGGGCGGTGTTTTTATGAAAAGCTTATGGCTATTAATTCTGGACGAGAAGTAGAATCTTTACCTTTTAATAAAGTGCATGAACCTGCTTTTGGTTTATCTGGTTACTGGATTGATCTATCTTTTAAGCAAACAGCACAGAAAAAAGGCTATACCGTGATAGAGCCGAGCGCAATTATTTCAACTCATTTGCGTTTTTTGATAAATAAACATGTACATGAGTTATTTGGGCGTCAAGAACTTCAGCAGTTATTGGAGCATATTGAGAGTAAAATCCCTAAACTTACAGAAGATTTAATTCCTAATATCATCAGTTTAACGATACTGCATAAAATTCTTAAAAATTTATTATCAGAAAATATTTCTATACGTGACATGCGAAGCATCTTGGAGGCATTAACAGAGCATGCTGTTGTACAAAAAGATCCCAATGAACTTACTAGTATTATTCGTATAACTTTAGGAAAGTCGATTGTACAAAATTTGTTTTCTAATAATGAACATATTACTATTATTGGTTTAGATATGACTCTAGAAAATTTATTATTAAACAGTTTAAAGGGTGGTTCTAATGCAATCGAACCAAATTTATCTGATTCATTATTAATAAAAACGAAAGAAGCTATTACAAAACAAAAATCTTTAGGATATCCAATAGTATTGGTTGTAGCTCATCCTTTAAGACATTTTCTATCTTCTTTTTTGCGACAAAGCTTTCCGGAATTGAGTGTCTTATCACAATTAGAAATCATCACTGTTAAAACTATAAAAATGACAAGCGTTATTGGTTATACTGCATAA
- the argS gene encoding arginine--tRNA ligase translates to MHIKNIIKKDIKNALKKIVQVYDYDPFIKLNNKIQRGHYQINNLIKISKILKIKPFELSQKIIFHIQQKKRYQKITFSQPGFINIFLNLLWLSKKLNNIFHSFRLGIPQDSNKKNVVIDYSSPNVAKEMHVGHLRSTIIGDVMVRVLIFLGHNVIRANHVGDWGTQFGMLIAYLKHKKLIKKLEKNTISLIQLEQFYFKAKKKYDNDVWFAKKSRYYVVKLQYKDPICYSIWKKIVHITLVENQKIYNKLNVTLKDTDVMGESLYNDMLPDIVMDLKNKKIAIEKNGAIVVHLKEFNNRLGESMGVIIQKKDKGFLYSTIDIACIKYRCETFNADRIIYYTDSRQHQYLIQIWTIAKKANYVSNTVTLEHHMFGMMLNKDKRPFKTRDGNTIKLTALLNKSQKKAEKIINYKKPTLSKRKKIKLSNIIGISAIKYADLSKNRNTDYVFDWEKILSFEGNTAPYIQYAYTRIMSILKKSNISVLKIKENILLTHNSEIKLALKILEFEEIIILISKFGTPHILCQYLYNLATSFSNFYENCSILFSEKINIRKSRLKLSFLTAKTIKKGLHILGIKTVKKM, encoded by the coding sequence ATGCATATTAAAAATATTATCAAAAAAGATATAAAAAATGCACTAAAAAAAATTGTACAAGTTTATGATTATGACCCTTTTATTAAGTTAAATAATAAAATACAAAGAGGACATTATCAAATAAATAACCTAATAAAAATATCTAAAATATTAAAAATAAAACCATTTGAACTTAGCCAAAAAATAATATTTCACATTCAACAAAAGAAACGATATCAAAAAATAACATTTTCTCAGCCTGGATTTATTAATATTTTTCTTAATTTATTATGGTTATCTAAAAAATTAAATAATATATTTCATTCTTTTCGTTTAGGTATTCCGCAGGATAGTAATAAAAAAAATGTTGTAATAGATTACTCTTCTCCAAATGTCGCAAAAGAAATGCACGTAGGACATTTAAGATCTACAATAATCGGTGATGTTATGGTAAGAGTTTTAATCTTTTTAGGTCATAACGTGATTAGAGCAAATCATGTTGGTGATTGGGGTACTCAATTTGGAATGTTAATAGCATATTTAAAACATAAAAAACTTATAAAAAAATTAGAAAAAAATACTATTTCTTTAATACAATTAGAACAATTCTACTTTAAAGCCAAAAAAAAATATGATAATGATGTGTGGTTTGCAAAAAAATCACGATATTATGTTGTAAAATTACAATATAAAGATCCTATTTGCTATTCTATATGGAAAAAAATAGTACATATTACTCTGGTAGAAAACCAAAAAATATATAATAAATTAAATGTTACATTAAAAGATACCGATGTAATGGGAGAAAGTTTATATAATGATATGCTACCTGATATCGTTATGGATTTAAAAAATAAAAAAATAGCTATAGAAAAAAATGGAGCAATTGTTGTTCATTTAAAGGAATTTAATAACCGGTTAGGCGAATCTATGGGGGTGATAATACAAAAAAAAGATAAAGGATTTTTATATTCTACAATTGATATTGCTTGTATAAAATATAGATGTGAAACGTTCAACGCAGATCGTATCATATATTATACCGATTCGCGTCAACATCAGTATTTAATACAAATATGGACTATTGCAAAAAAAGCAAATTATGTATCCAATACAGTAACATTAGAACACCATATGTTTGGGATGATGTTAAATAAAGATAAACGTCCTTTTAAAACTCGTGATGGAAATACTATTAAGTTAACTGCATTGCTTAATAAATCGCAAAAAAAAGCAGAAAAAATTATCAATTATAAAAAACCTACATTATCTAAAAGAAAAAAAATAAAATTATCTAATATTATAGGTATTAGTGCAATAAAATACGCTGATTTATCAAAAAATAGAAATACGGATTACGTTTTTGATTGGGAGAAAATATTAAGTTTTGAAGGAAATACAGCTCCTTATATACAATATGCTTACACTAGAATTATGTCTATTTTAAAAAAATCTAATATTTCTGTTTTAAAAATTAAAGAAAATATTCTTTTAACACACAATAGTGAAATTAAATTAGCCTTAAAAATATTAGAATTTGAAGAAATTATTATATTGATATCTAAATTTGGAACACCTCACATCTTATGCCAATACCTCTATAATCTTGCAACTAGTTTTTCAAACTTTTATGAAAATTGTTCAATTTTATTTTCTGAAAAAATCAACATTCGTAAAAGCAGATTAAAACTGTCTTTTTTAACAGCAAAAACAATAAAAAAAGGATTACATATACTAGGTATAAAGACAGTAAAAAAAATGTAA
- the gloB gene encoding hydroxyacylglutathione hydrolase — protein MILEKIPILNNNYVWVLYDSDKYCIIIDPGSSDRVIETIKKNKWHPVAILLTHAHIDHTGGVLNIKKKYPNIIVYGPYETRKYNINIIVNGGEVIRILKRNFFVFFTPGHTMGHVSYYSPPYIFCGDVLFSGGCGNVEKNNYLDMYNSIKKISSLPNSTFLCCTHEYTFSNIKFSLSILPNDIELNRYYLSVEKKIKIDQCTLPSLIFYEKKINLFLRTGEFFLKQSIGMDKNSNSFETFVKLRLMKNLY, from the coding sequence ATGATTTTAGAAAAAATACCTATACTAAATAATAATTACGTTTGGGTTCTTTATGACTCTGATAAATATTGTATCATTATAGATCCGGGATCTTCTGATCGTGTAATAGAAACTATTAAAAAAAATAAATGGCATCCCGTGGCTATATTACTTACTCATGCGCATATTGATCATACCGGCGGAGTATTGAACATTAAAAAAAAATATCCTAATATTATTGTATACGGCCCTTATGAAACAAGAAAATATAACATTAATATTATTGTTAATGGGGGGGAAGTTATAAGAATATTAAAAAGAAATTTTTTTGTTTTTTTCACACCAGGACATACGATGGGTCATGTTTCTTATTATAGTCCACCATACATTTTTTGTGGAGATGTTCTTTTTTCAGGAGGGTGTGGTAATGTTGAAAAAAATAATTATTTAGATATGTATAATTCTATTAAAAAAATTTCATCATTACCTAATAGTACTTTTTTATGTTGTACACATGAGTATACTTTTTCAAATATAAAGTTTTCCTTATCTATATTACCAAATGATATTGAACTAAATAGATACTACTTATCGGTTGAAAAAAAAATTAAAATTGACCAATGCACTTTACCGTCTTTAATTTTTTATGAAAAAAAAATTAATTTATTTTTAAGAACTGGAGAATTTTTTTTAAAACAATCAATTGGAATGGATAAAAATTCTAATTCTTTTGAAACATTTGTGAAATTAAGATTGATGAAAAATTTATATTAA
- the rnhA gene encoding ribonuclease HI yields MLKLIQMFTDGSCLGNPGPGGYSIILRYQLHEKILTAGFIYTTNNRMELMAVIVGLESLNQRCLVYITTDSQYVKKGITSWIFKWKQKHWKTANKKPVKNKDLWIRLNSILIYHKVQWFWIKAHKGHIDNERCDQIARKSAQNPYMKDLYYEKI; encoded by the coding sequence ATGTTAAAATTAATTCAAATGTTTACAGATGGTTCATGTTTAGGAAATCCAGGCCCGGGAGGATATAGTATAATATTACGTTATCAATTACACGAAAAAATATTAACTGCCGGATTTATATATACAACAAATAATAGAATGGAGTTAATGGCTGTTATAGTAGGTTTGGAATCTCTGAATCAGCGCTGTTTAGTATATATTACAACTGACAGTCAATATGTAAAAAAAGGCATAACATCTTGGATTTTTAAATGGAAACAAAAACACTGGAAAACAGCTAACAAAAAACCTGTAAAAAATAAAGATTTATGGATTCGTTTAAATTCTATTTTAATATATCATAAGGTTCAATGGTTTTGGATAAAAGCTCATAAAGGACATATAGACAATGAAAGATGTGATCAAATAGCTCGTAAATCTGCTCAAAATCCATATATGAAAGATCTTTATTATGAAAAAATATAA
- the dnaQ gene encoding DNA polymerase III subunit epsilon, which yields MNNKRLVVLDTETTGINNIGLPHYNHRIIEIGAVEIMNRHFTEKNFHVYIQPNRKIDSSAFKIHGITDHFLLNKPTFKDIVQDFLKYIKDCTLIIHNATFDIGFIEQEMSFLNMNIKKISDYCSVIDTLKIARELFPGKKNTLDALCTRYKINISQRNVHSAILDARLLGKLYLLMTGGQKSMFFLDKINNIDINFSKKMMRKNNSKLKVIHANAEEIKKHREYMNMIKKIFL from the coding sequence ATTAATAATAAAAGATTAGTTGTTCTTGATACTGAAACTACAGGTATTAATAATATAGGTTTGCCACATTACAATCATCGCATTATTGAAATTGGTGCTGTTGAGATCATGAACCGTCATTTTACAGAAAAAAATTTTCATGTTTATATTCAGCCAAATCGAAAAATAGATTCTAGTGCTTTTAAAATACATGGCATTACAGATCATTTTTTATTAAATAAACCAACATTTAAAGATATAGTTCAAGATTTTTTAAAATATATTAAAGATTGTACTCTAATTATTCATAATGCTACTTTTGATATTGGTTTTATAGAACAAGAAATGAGTTTTTTAAATATGAATATAAAAAAAATATCAGATTATTGTTCTGTAATTGACACATTAAAAATCGCACGAGAATTATTTCCAGGAAAAAAAAATACATTAGATGCCTTATGTACTCGATATAAAATTAATATATCTCAGAGAAATGTACATAGTGCAATTTTAGATGCTAGACTTTTAGGTAAATTATATCTTTTAATGACTGGTGGTCAAAAGTCAATGTTTTTTTTAGATAAAATAAACAATATAGACATTAATTTTTCAAAAAAAATGATGCGAAAAAATAATAGTAAATTAAAAGTAATTCATGCTAATGCAGAAGAAATCAAAAAGCATCGAGAATATATGAATATGATAAAAAAAATATTTTTATAA
- the gpt gene encoding xanthine phosphoribosyltransferase: protein MSEKYVVTWDMLQIYTRKLAVRLLEVRSWSGIIAVSRGGLVPSALLARELGIRCVDTVCISSYNDNYLQKNRKIIKKANSHDEKIIVVDDLVDTGGTAKIIRNLYPKAYFVTIFAKPMGRPLVDDYIIDISQDIWIEQPWDMSISYITPLVNSHNIK from the coding sequence ATGAGTGAAAAATACGTTGTCACATGGGATATGCTGCAAATTTATACCCGAAAATTAGCTGTTCGATTGCTAGAAGTTAGATCATGGAGTGGAATCATTGCTGTTAGTCGAGGCGGGTTAGTGCCATCAGCATTATTAGCAAGAGAATTAGGTATTCGTTGTGTCGATACAGTTTGTATTTCTAGTTATAATGATAATTATTTACAGAAAAATAGAAAAATTATTAAAAAAGCAAATAGTCATGATGAAAAAATAATAGTAGTAGATGATTTAGTTGATACCGGCGGAACTGCAAAAATTATTCGAAATTTATATCCTAAGGCATATTTTGTTACTATTTTTGCTAAACCTATGGGTCGCCCGCTAGTTGACGATTACATTATAGATATTTCTCAAGATATATGGATAGAACAACCATGGGATATGTCAATATCTTATATTACTCCTCTCGTCAATAGTCACAATATCAAATAA
- the grpE gene encoding nucleotide exchange factor GrpE, with protein MKNKEEDNIEKKIENNLDIKDNCIKNDEKNYNTSDLIKLNLLNFLNLQWQEYALKVEEEKINFQKQKTQLKNRSEKDIDKNRKFCLEKIILSFLPTIDNIERALDLLKTKKEEEKYILIIKKLNFILILFQNIFREYSIKKINDTNVLFNPSIHQAVSVQYNNEIPSNQVITIMQSGYIFHNTRLLRPAMVVVSQKKC; from the coding sequence ATGAAAAATAAAGAAGAAGATAATATAGAAAAAAAAATAGAAAATAATTTAGATATTAAAGACAATTGTATAAAAAATGATGAAAAAAATTATAATACTAGTGATTTAATAAAATTAAATTTGTTAAATTTTTTAAATCTTCAATGGCAAGAATATGCTTTAAAAGTAGAAGAAGAAAAAATAAATTTTCAAAAACAAAAGACACAATTAAAAAATAGATCCGAAAAAGATATTGATAAAAATAGAAAATTTTGTTTAGAAAAAATCATTCTTTCTTTTCTACCCACAATAGACAATATCGAGCGTGCATTGGATTTGTTAAAAACAAAAAAAGAAGAAGAAAAGTATATTTTAATTATTAAAAAATTAAATTTTATTCTTATTTTGTTTCAAAATATTTTTAGAGAATACAGCATAAAAAAAATAAATGATACAAATGTTTTATTTAATCCATCAATACATCAAGCCGTTTCAGTTCAATATAACAATGAAATACCATCTAATCAAGTAATAACAATAATGCAGTCCGGCTATATCTTCCATAATACTCGTTTATTACGCCCAGCTATGGTTGTTGTATCACAAAAAAAATGTTAA
- a CDS encoding RnfH family protein, with product MKKISVTIIYARANHQFIHKVDIIMGSTVREAIIYSNVLNIFKEISLYKNKIGIYNKIVKLKHVVKNEDRIEIYRDLIIDPKERRRNRIIFLKKS from the coding sequence ATGAAAAAAATTTCAGTAACAATTATTTATGCTCGCGCTAATCATCAATTTATACATAAAGTAGATATAATAATGGGATCTACAGTTAGAGAAGCTATTATATATTCTAATGTTCTAAATATATTTAAAGAAATTAGTCTGTATAAAAACAAAATTGGAATTTATAATAAAATAGTAAAACTAAAACATGTAGTTAAAAATGAAGATAGAATTGAAATTTATAGAGATTTAATTATAGATCCAAAAGAACGTAGACGTAACAGAATAATTTTTTTAAAAAAGTCATAA
- the smpB gene encoding SsrA-binding protein SmpB produces MLNKKKHPIKLSKIIVNKKAYYNYNIEKNFFSGLVLEGWEIKSIRSKKINISESYIHYYQNEMYLMNATFQPLHISSQSIFCNPTRKRKLLLHRHEINFLSARIKNTGYTLITLSLFWKKSWCKLEFGIAKGKTLRDKRLHIKNNEWKKEKLNILKKNRIII; encoded by the coding sequence ATGCTTAATAAAAAAAAACATCCTATAAAATTATCTAAAATTATTGTTAATAAAAAAGCATATTATAATTATAATATAGAAAAAAATTTTTTTTCAGGTCTAGTATTAGAGGGTTGGGAAATAAAATCGATTAGGTCTAAAAAAATAAATATTTCTGAAAGTTATATTCATTATTATCAAAATGAAATGTATCTTATGAATGCAACATTTCAGCCTTTGCATATTTCTTCACAATCTATTTTTTGTAACCCTACTAGAAAAAGAAAATTATTATTACATAGGCATGAAATTAACTTTCTATCCGCTCGAATAAAGAATACAGGATATACTTTAATTACACTATCTTTATTTTGGAAAAAATCTTGGTGTAAATTAGAATTTGGTATAGCAAAAGGCAAAACATTACGAGATAAAAGATTACATATCAAAAATAATGAATGGAAGAAAGAAAAATTAAATATTTTAAAAAAAAATAGGATAATAATATAA
- the tadA gene encoding tRNA adenosine(34) deaminase TadA, producing the protein MTYFQDKKWMVIALQYANYAKNIGEVPIGAVLVLKENIIGIGWNSCLTYHDPTAHAEIVALRNAGQYLKNYRLINATLYVTLEPCIMCCGAIIHSRIKRLVFGTEYKKFYKNCSLKNIFVNSETDYKLSIRKNIMKHACAKILSNFFYEKRKNKINFLKSR; encoded by the coding sequence ATGACATATTTTCAAGATAAAAAATGGATGGTAATAGCTTTACAATATGCAAATTATGCTAAAAATATCGGCGAAGTACCCATAGGCGCTGTATTAGTATTAAAAGAAAATATTATTGGAATCGGTTGGAATAGTTGTTTAACATATCATGATCCTACTGCTCATGCAGAAATTGTTGCATTGCGTAATGCTGGTCAATATTTAAAAAATTATCGTTTAATTAATGCTACACTATATGTTACATTAGAGCCATGTATTATGTGTTGCGGAGCTATCATACATAGTCGAATTAAACGTTTAGTTTTTGGTACTGAATATAAAAAGTTTTATAAAAATTGCTCATTAAAAAATATTTTTGTTAATTCAGAAACTGATTATAAATTAAGTATTAGAAAAAATATTATGAAACATGCCTGTGCAAAAATTTTAAGTAATTTTTTTTATGAAAAACGTAAAAATAAAATTAATTTTCTAAAATCACGGTAG
- the acpS gene encoding holo-ACP synthase — MTIISIGIDIVEISRIKKIFFNFGDKFAKRILSKYEWQEYITSKNCIAFISKRFSVKEAASKALGMGINSGIQFNQLELYHNVYGKPEMRFFKHALAQYKKINCQYIHVSITDEKKYAYSTVILEN; from the coding sequence ATGACAATAATAAGTATAGGTATAGATATTGTAGAAATTTCTAGAATAAAAAAAATATTTTTTAATTTCGGAGATAAATTTGCAAAACGTATTTTATCAAAATATGAATGGCAAGAATATATTACCAGTAAAAATTGTATTGCTTTTATTTCTAAAAGATTTTCTGTTAAAGAAGCAGCATCGAAAGCATTAGGAATGGGAATTAATTCCGGCATTCAGTTTAATCAATTAGAGTTATATCATAATGTTTATGGAAAACCTGAAATGCGATTTTTTAAACATGCTTTAGCACAATATAAAAAAATAAATTGTCAATATATACATGTAAGTATTACAGATGAAAAAAAATATGCTTATTCTACCGTGATTTTAGAAAATTAA
- the era gene encoding GTPase Era — MNKDKKYCGYITIIGESNVGKSTLLNKIIGKKISIISRKKNTTQTNIVGIKTDKMYQSIYIDTPGINMSKNNKTILEIYNNSYKYINQSVLIVFMVDRNIWTKNNDVISKYIKKYKIPTIICINKIDKISDKNILLPYLSFLNKTINVAHIIPISAKNNENIFLLNKIINSYLPEKSHEFCKNSYTTNSHSFTISEIIREQFISFLGDEIPSILKVKIESLENKTEKELYIRAIIFINNIRQKKIIIGLHGEKIKKCSMLARYKIEKIFQIKVHLYLWVKEKK, encoded by the coding sequence ATGAATAAAGATAAAAAGTATTGTGGATATATAACTATTATTGGTGAATCCAATGTAGGAAAATCTACTTTATTAAATAAAATTATAGGAAAAAAAATTTCTATTATATCTCGAAAAAAAAATACAACACAAACTAATATAGTGGGAATTAAAACTGATAAAATGTATCAATCTATTTATATAGATACACCCGGTATTAATATGAGTAAGAATAATAAAACAATATTAGAAATATATAATAATTCTTACAAATATATAAACCAATCAGTATTAATTGTTTTTATGGTAGATCGTAATATTTGGACAAAAAATAATGATGTAATTTCTAAATATATTAAAAAATATAAAATTCCTACTATTATATGCATTAATAAAATAGATAAAATATCCGATAAAAATATTTTATTACCTTATCTTTCTTTTTTAAATAAAACAATTAATGTTGCTCATATTATTCCTATTTCTGCCAAAAATAATGAAAATATTTTTTTACTAAATAAAATTATTAATTCTTACTTACCTGAAAAATCACATGAATTTTGTAAAAATAGTTATACAACTAATTCTCACTCTTTTACTATTTCTGAAATCATACGTGAACAATTTATATCATTTTTAGGTGACGAAATACCATCTATTTTAAAAGTAAAAATTGAATCTTTAGAGAATAAAACAGAAAAAGAATTGTACATTAGAGCTATTATTTTTATAAACAATATTAGACAAAAAAAAATTATCATTGGATTGCATGGTGAAAAAATTAAAAAATGCAGTATGTTAGCTAGATATAAAATAGAAAAAATATTTCAAATAAAAGTGCATCTTTACTTATGGGTAAAAGAAAAAAAATAA
- the rnc gene encoding ribonuclease III → MNHIVIKKIQKILGYTFNHKYLLRQALTHRSASSQHNERLEFLGDSILSFVIASALYQYFPYINEGDMSRMRATLVRGNTLAEIACEFHLGKYLQLGQGELNSGGFRRASILANTVEALIGSIYLDSNINTVAKLILKWYEKRLKKISPGDKQKDPKTRLQEYLQSKHLSLPSYIIVEVYGEAHNQLFTIHCIISTISKYFIGIGTSRRKAEQDAAQKALIQLDIE, encoded by the coding sequence ATGAATCATATTGTAATAAAAAAAATACAAAAAATACTAGGATATACCTTTAATCATAAGTATCTTTTAAGACAGGCATTAACCCATCGAAGTGCTAGTAGTCAGCATAATGAAAGGCTAGAATTTTTAGGTGATTCTATTTTAAGTTTTGTTATTGCTAGTGCTCTATATCAGTATTTTCCATATATTAATGAAGGTGATATGAGTCGTATGAGAGCTACATTAGTACGAGGCAACACCTTAGCAGAGATAGCTTGTGAATTTCACTTAGGAAAATATTTGCAATTAGGTCAAGGTGAATTAAATAGTGGAGGATTTCGTCGCGCATCTATATTAGCTAATACTGTCGAAGCTTTAATTGGAAGCATTTATTTAGACAGTAATATTAATACCGTGGCAAAATTAATTTTAAAATGGTATGAAAAACGTTTAAAAAAAATTAGCCCAGGGGATAAACAAAAAGATCCCAAAACAAGATTACAAGAATATCTGCAATCTAAGCATTTGTCATTACCTTCATATATAATTGTTGAAGTATATGGAGAAGCACATAATCAATTATTTACTATACACTGCATAATAAGTACAATATCAAAATATTTTATAGGTATTGGCACTAGTAGAAGAAAAGCAGAACAAGACGCGGCACAAAAAGCATTAATTCAATTGGATATCGAATGA